The nucleotide window TCAATGGTCAAGGATTAACCCCAGGCGAACCATTTCTAGCAGTGGTTGCCGACCGCGGCGGCGCTGTACAAGGATCCACAATTGATCTGTTTACCGGTTCGGAAGCTTATCCGAGCGTACGTAACGGCAAGCGCTCCAATGTCAAGGTTTCGATTGTGGACTTTGGCCGCAAACGGGCTAACGGCTGTCGGTTTAATTAAAAATCAAAGAAGAGAAAGAGGGCATTCTGGTTCAGGATGTCTTTTTTTTGGACTTGCGCTTTAACTGTGTCTATCATATAATAACAGTGGAGGAAGAGTTATGCGCATACTTCTGGATCCCAGTTCCCATGATCCGAATTATCTGCAGATCGAAAACGCGATTCGATCGGCAATCTGTCAGGGACAGCTGCACCCTCAGGAACAGCTGCCTTCGATCCGGCAGCTGGCGAAACAGCTGCAGGTGGCAATCATCACGGTCAAACGGGCGTATGACGACCTGGAACAGGCAGGATTGATCGAAACCCGTCAGGGTAAGGGGTGTTTTGTCTGTCCGATGGATCTGTCCGACCTTTACCAGCAGGCCGGAAGTCAGCTGAAGCAGGAGTTTCAGACGACTTTGGATAAAGGTTTAAAGCTGGGAATGACGGTTGAACAGATTCAGGAATTATTTAATCAGGCCTGTCTTACTGTGATTTCTGGAAAAGAGGAATAAACAATGAGTGAATATGCGATCAAAGCTGAAAATCTGCAGGTACAATATCCAAATTTTGAATTGGCTGTGGATCAGTTTTACTTGCCAAGCGGTTATGTGATGGGCTTGATCGGCCGCAACGGCGCAGGCAAAACAACCTTGATTGATGCTTTGCTGGACTGTACGCCCGCTCATGCAGAACATTGTGAGCTGTTGGGGATGCGGATGGATAAGCAGCAGCGGCTGATCAAAAATCAGATCGGTCTGGTCAGCGACCGCTTCATTTTTCCTAACGCTTATCATGCGATGAAACTGATACGCCGGATCGGGCCGTTTTATGACCAGTTTGATGAATCTTTGTTTCGATCCTTAATCAAACAATTTAAGCTGCCGTTAAGCAAACCGTTTGGGGAATTTTCAGCGGGAATGAAAGCGAAGCTTTCGATCATTTTCGCCCTTGCCCATCATCCGAAGCTGATGATCCTGGATGAACCGACGGCTAATCTTGATCCGGTATCCCGACGGGAAGTGCTGAATTTGTTGTATGAGTTTATGCAGCAGGAAGATCATTCCTTGTTGTTTTCCACTCACAATACAGCAGATTTAGATAAGATTGCGGATTATGTTACCTGTTTGGAAAATGGCCGGGTGAAGTTTTCTTTATCGAAAGAAACGTTATTAGAAGATATTCAGCATTTCCGGTGTGAAGGAAAAATGCCCAAAGCCATGAAGGAATTCGTACTCAAGCCGAAAGCGACGGAGACGGGCTGGGAAGGCGTGTGTACCCGTGCGAGTCAGTTACGGCATCTTCCGGTGGAATTTACCCCCTTAACTCTGGAAGAAATCATGTTAGCTCAGGATTTGACTTATGAAGACTTCTGAAATCCTGCGCATGGCCTGGGGGTATTGGCTTAGCTGCAATAGCGGACTTTTGGGCATTGTCTTGATCGCGCTGCTTTTATCGCTGCCCTTCGTCACGTTTGGGATGATGGCGCTGTTATTCGGCACAATCGTCCTGACTGGCAGCATGCTGGACTGGCGTAAGGAAACGGAAGGCAATTTTGGCTTGATGCTGGAAAGTTTGCCGATGAGCGGACGAGATCGGAAAAAGATCTTAATCCTTGATGTTGCTTTTAATTGGTTTGGGATCTTCGGCGGGTGCGGCTTGTTGATCATGGCCCGTAAGCCTGAAATGATGGGGATTATTTTATTAACTTGTGCTCTCTATTGGCTTTTATACAGCTTCATCGTTTTACGGTGGGAAAAAGAAAAGCAAGTTCTCAACACGTGGAGAACTGGAATTTTGTTTTTGGCCATGACGCTGATTGCGATCATGGCAGCTCAGGAAATTGCGGATCAAACGTTGTTTTGGGCGGAAGTTCTGCTTGCTTTGATGATTATCGGTATGTACTTCGGATTAACCCGATTTGAATTGGTTTCCAAGCAGAAAGCGGATTCTCAGTCGGAGAAG belongs to Holdemania massiliensis and includes:
- a CDS encoding GntR family transcriptional regulator — protein: MRILLDPSSHDPNYLQIENAIRSAICQGQLHPQEQLPSIRQLAKQLQVAIITVKRAYDDLEQAGLIETRQGKGCFVCPMDLSDLYQQAGSQLKQEFQTTLDKGLKLGMTVEQIQELFNQACLTVISGKEE
- a CDS encoding ATP-binding cassette domain-containing protein — encoded protein: MSEYAIKAENLQVQYPNFELAVDQFYLPSGYVMGLIGRNGAGKTTLIDALLDCTPAHAEHCELLGMRMDKQQRLIKNQIGLVSDRFIFPNAYHAMKLIRRIGPFYDQFDESLFRSLIKQFKLPLSKPFGEFSAGMKAKLSIIFALAHHPKLMILDEPTANLDPVSRREVLNLLYEFMQQEDHSLLFSTHNTADLDKIADYVTCLENGRVKFSLSKETLLEDIQHFRCEGKMPKAMKEFVLKPKATETGWEGVCTRASQLRHLPVEFTPLTLEEIMLAQDLTYEDF